In one Cloacibacillus porcorum genomic region, the following are encoded:
- the iorA gene encoding indolepyruvate ferredoxin oxidoreductase subunit alpha has protein sequence MAVKVCMGNEAIALGALAAGVKVAAGYPGTPSTEIIETLITVHHPDVKVQWSTNEKVALEVAAGAAYAGARTLCTMKQVGLNVASDPLMSLAYIGIKGGMVIAVADDPGPWSSQTEQDTRNFAKHANLPVFDPSSPEEAYEMVQAAYELSEAFALPVFLRPTTRVCHASADVDVREDITIREAEGFNKRPEWCIFPALSYRRHGELEVKQNELARAFDTMPFNRIERGGASRKGVAVSGVSYLYAKEVIGELGLDVVLYKVGTPYPLPEKTTRDFLNEVDSVLVIEELDPVVEEQLLIAAAGKRPILGKRSGHMPWNGEYSFELIKKALLSYLGIEAKDTEAETLPPLPVRPPVLCAGCPHRASFYEAKVATKDCEKAIYCGDIGCYTLGNAAPLNMVDTCLCMGAGITIAQGLALAEPGTKCLAFIGDSTFFHTGIPGIINAVYQGTDITVIILDNRTTAMTGHQPHPGTGKRALGDDAPALDIETILRGCGVRHIASVNPFDYEEAVAAMKEAVNYPGPSAVITKAPCIAQIKKPSTAHFVDEKCIKCGRCIREIGCPAITPDDTGRAVINSSLCTDCALCANVCPVHAIKRGEING, from the coding sequence ATGGCTGTTAAGGTCTGCATGGGAAACGAAGCTATCGCGCTCGGAGCGCTGGCCGCAGGGGTAAAGGTCGCGGCCGGATATCCGGGGACGCCTTCGACGGAGATAATAGAGACGCTGATCACCGTCCATCATCCTGACGTGAAGGTACAGTGGTCGACGAACGAGAAGGTGGCCCTGGAGGTGGCGGCGGGCGCGGCCTACGCCGGCGCGCGCACGCTCTGCACGATGAAGCAGGTGGGGCTGAACGTCGCCTCCGACCCGCTGATGAGCCTCGCCTATATCGGGATCAAGGGCGGCATGGTGATTGCCGTCGCCGACGACCCCGGCCCCTGGTCCTCGCAGACGGAGCAGGACACCCGCAATTTCGCGAAGCACGCCAACCTGCCGGTATTCGACCCCTCGTCGCCCGAAGAGGCCTACGAGATGGTGCAGGCGGCCTATGAACTCTCCGAGGCCTTTGCGCTGCCCGTATTCCTGCGCCCGACGACACGCGTCTGCCACGCGAGCGCCGACGTCGACGTACGCGAGGATATAACGATAAGAGAGGCTGAGGGCTTCAATAAGCGCCCCGAGTGGTGCATCTTCCCCGCGCTATCCTACCGGCGCCACGGCGAGCTTGAGGTGAAACAGAACGAACTGGCGCGCGCCTTCGACACGATGCCCTTCAACCGCATCGAGCGCGGCGGCGCATCCCGCAAAGGCGTCGCCGTCTCCGGCGTCTCCTATCTGTACGCGAAAGAGGTCATCGGCGAGCTCGGCCTTGACGTCGTCCTCTATAAAGTTGGCACGCCCTATCCGCTGCCGGAAAAGACGACGCGCGATTTCCTTAATGAGGTCGACTCGGTGCTCGTCATCGAAGAGCTGGACCCCGTCGTCGAGGAGCAGCTTCTCATCGCCGCCGCTGGCAAGAGGCCGATCCTCGGCAAACGCAGCGGCCACATGCCCTGGAACGGCGAATATTCTTTCGAACTTATCAAAAAGGCCCTGCTCTCCTATCTCGGCATAGAGGCCAAAGATACGGAGGCCGAGACGCTGCCGCCGCTTCCCGTGCGCCCGCCTGTGCTCTGCGCCGGCTGCCCGCACCGCGCCTCTTTCTACGAGGCGAAGGTGGCGACAAAGGACTGCGAAAAGGCCATTTACTGCGGCGACATCGGCTGTTATACGCTCGGCAACGCCGCGCCGCTCAATATGGTGGATACCTGCCTCTGCATGGGAGCGGGCATCACCATCGCGCAGGGGCTCGCGCTCGCTGAGCCCGGAACAAAGTGTCTCGCCTTCATCGGCGACTCCACATTCTTCCACACCGGCATTCCGGGAATAATCAACGCCGTCTATCAGGGAACGGACATCACGGTGATCATCCTTGACAACCGCACCACCGCGATGACGGGACACCAGCCGCATCCCGGCACCGGCAAACGCGCGCTCGGCGACGACGCGCCGGCCCTCGATATTGAGACGATCCTCCGCGGCTGCGGCGTACGTCACATAGCGAGCGTCAACCCCTTCGATTATGAGGAGGCCGTCGCGGCGATGAAAGAGGCGGTCAATTACCCCGGACCTTCGGCGGTAATAACGAAAGCCCCCTGTATCGCGCAGATAAAAAAGCCCTCGACGGCTCATTTTGTCGATGAAAAATGTATCAAATGCGGCAGATGTATCCGCGAGATCGGATGCCCCGCGATCACCCCGGACGATACTGGGCGCGCCGTCATCAACAGCTCGCTCTGTACAGACTGCGCCCTCTGCGCCAATGTCTGTCCCGTCCACGCGATAAAAAGAGGTGAGATAAATGGTTAA
- a CDS encoding indolepyruvate oxidoreductase subunit beta, whose translation MVKSIVIAGVGGQGTLLASKILATAAGARGLFVRTSETIGMAQRGGSVSSHLRIDAREASPIIPGAHGDILLGFELAEAVRMIPKLKAEAKCVVNTDRIIPTNVALGRGVYLGDEYLALLKDRYPEAVFIEGAPLALAAGDIRTLNIVILGAAVGASMLPFSEEEIRAAVKACVKPKLLAMNERAFELGLKASGVRW comes from the coding sequence ATGGTTAAGAGCATCGTAATCGCCGGCGTCGGCGGGCAGGGAACGCTGCTGGCCTCAAAGATACTCGCAACGGCCGCCGGAGCCAGAGGCCTGTTCGTCCGCACCTCGGAGACGATCGGCATGGCGCAGCGCGGAGGTTCGGTCTCCAGCCACCTGCGCATCGACGCGCGCGAGGCCTCGCCGATCATCCCCGGCGCACACGGAGATATCCTGCTCGGCTTCGAGCTCGCCGAGGCGGTGCGCATGATACCGAAGCTGAAGGCCGAAGCGAAGTGCGTCGTCAACACCGACCGTATCATCCCGACGAATGTCGCGCTCGGCAGGGGCGTCTATCTCGGAGACGAGTACCTCGCCCTGCTCAAAGACAGATACCCCGAGGCCGTCTTTATCGAAGGCGCGCCGCTCGCGCTCGCGGCGGGCGACATCCGCACGCTGAATATCGTAATCCTCGGCGCGGCCGTGGGAGCCTCGATGTTACCCTTCTCCGAAGAGGAGATACGCGCGGCGGTCAAGGCCTGTGTCAAGCCGAAGCTGCTCGCGATGAACGAGAGAGCCTTCGAGCTGGGGCTGAAAGCCTCCGGCGTCCGATGGTGA
- a CDS encoding phenylacetate--CoA ligase family protein gives MNELTIMSQCFAQVRRAAKASPMYREKFAGLPVDTMMTREQFETLPFTTKQDLRDAYPMGMQCVPNEEIVRVHSSSGTTGIPVIMPYSAQDLEDWAVMMERCYQFAGVTTADRIQITPGFGLWTAGLGFQAGAERLGAMVIPTGAGNTDRQLQLMRDLEASVLIGTSSYGLVIAEEVDKRGMRDDIHLKRGIFGSERWGDKIRERIYETLGIEFFDIYGLTEIYGPGIAIDCCEHTGMHYFNDYIYCEIIDPATGKVLPDGEQGEIVITTFRKEAAPLIRYRTRDISRIIPGECPCGSPFPRLDRIVGRSDDMIKVKGTNIYPAQVEEILKRIDGFSSEYRIVLENEDLRDRMIVQAEMKDGCNPEALAESLVRECKSGIGIRIVPQVMKLGELPRSEKKTQRVIDNRY, from the coding sequence ATGAACGAACTTACGATAATGAGCCAGTGTTTCGCCCAGGTACGCCGCGCCGCCAAGGCCAGCCCGATGTACAGAGAAAAGTTCGCGGGGCTGCCCGTGGATACGATGATGACCCGCGAGCAGTTCGAAACGCTGCCCTTCACGACGAAACAGGACCTCCGCGACGCCTACCCGATGGGCATGCAGTGCGTGCCGAACGAAGAGATCGTCCGCGTGCACTCTTCGTCGGGCACTACGGGCATCCCCGTCATCATGCCCTACAGCGCGCAGGACCTCGAAGACTGGGCGGTGATGATGGAACGCTGCTATCAGTTCGCGGGAGTGACGACCGCCGACCGCATCCAGATAACCCCCGGCTTCGGCCTCTGGACGGCGGGGCTCGGCTTTCAGGCCGGCGCCGAGCGCCTCGGCGCGATGGTCATCCCGACCGGCGCGGGCAACACCGACCGCCAGCTCCAGCTGATGCGCGACCTTGAGGCGAGCGTCCTCATCGGCACCTCGTCCTACGGCCTCGTCATCGCCGAGGAGGTCGACAAGCGCGGCATGCGCGACGACATCCACCTCAAGCGTGGCATCTTCGGCTCCGAACGCTGGGGCGACAAGATCCGCGAGAGGATCTACGAGACGCTCGGCATCGAGTTTTTCGACATCTACGGACTGACGGAAATATACGGCCCCGGCATCGCGATCGACTGCTGCGAACACACGGGCATGCACTACTTCAACGATTATATCTACTGCGAGATCATCGACCCGGCGACCGGCAAAGTGCTGCCAGACGGCGAGCAGGGCGAGATCGTGATCACCACCTTCCGCAAGGAGGCGGCGCCGCTGATCCGCTACCGCACGCGCGACATCTCGCGCATCATCCCCGGCGAATGCCCATGCGGCTCGCCCTTCCCGCGCCTCGACCGCATCGTCGGCCGCAGCGACGACATGATCAAGGTCAAAGGGACGAACATCTATCCGGCGCAGGTGGAGGAGATACTGAAGCGGATCGACGGCTTCTCCAGCGAATACCGCATCGTCCTCGAGAACGAAGACCTGCGCGACCGCATGATCGTTCAGGCAGAGATGAAGGATGGCTGCAACCCGGAAGCCCTCGCGGAGTCGCTCGTCCGCGAATGCAAATCCGGCATCGGCATCCGCATAGTCCCGCAGGTGATGAAGCTCGGCGAACTGCCGCGAAGCGAAAAGAAGACGCAGCGCGTCATCGACAACAGGTATTAG
- a CDS encoding carcinine hydrolase/isopenicillin-N N-acyltransferase family protein: MNRCLFVVAVALSALSICSSLCYASDNPAHYLKTEEQKASAASIEKLGDKGLYKMEYSADYRLDEVLKSGSRTSDDLLKFLLAELLGVENSQAALPSFGCSAFAVRTKSGDRIFGRNFDYNQFDAGVEGNAAVLMRVRPKEGYSSVGMVPGAFAGFGTDSLCDGETDISNTALFPFLIMDGMNEAGLAVSVLWLDEFPTSQDESGKYDITTTVALRLMLDRAATVEEAAKLLGDYNMWSAFPRASFHFLVADKTGAAKVLEYDNDNVLHVFDANYVTNFYLNEDVQALITTPSHHDHGLDRYNKIEARLKAASNVLSENEAMALLKDVSQKPGETGTSNTRWSVVYNLSSLTAKVAAAQDYDNIFSFRLKGDGGGSSGCNHGFFALFLLPALFIPALWRRKH; encoded by the coding sequence ATGAATAGATGCCTGTTCGTTGTCGCGGTGGCGCTGTCCGCTTTGTCCATCTGCTCGAGCCTGTGTTACGCTAGCGACAACCCTGCGCATTACCTTAAGACGGAGGAACAGAAAGCCTCTGCTGCTTCAATCGAGAAGCTAGGCGACAAGGGACTTTATAAGATGGAATATAGCGCGGACTACCGGCTTGACGAGGTGCTAAAGTCCGGCTCCAGGACCTCAGATGATCTTCTGAAATTTCTCTTGGCCGAGCTTCTTGGTGTGGAGAACTCTCAGGCGGCCCTGCCTTCGTTCGGGTGCAGCGCCTTTGCTGTGAGAACGAAGAGCGGCGACAGGATTTTCGGACGCAATTTTGACTATAACCAGTTTGACGCCGGGGTGGAGGGAAACGCTGCCGTGCTCATGCGCGTCAGGCCCAAAGAGGGCTATTCTTCCGTCGGCATGGTCCCGGGGGCCTTCGCCGGTTTCGGCACCGACAGCCTTTGCGATGGAGAGACGGATATCTCCAATACGGCGCTGTTTCCCTTTCTGATTATGGATGGGATGAACGAGGCCGGGCTCGCAGTCAGCGTCCTGTGGCTTGACGAGTTCCCGACGAGTCAGGATGAGAGCGGAAAATATGACATCACAACTACGGTGGCGCTGCGCCTGATGCTCGACAGGGCCGCGACGGTGGAGGAGGCAGCGAAGCTGCTGGGAGATTATAATATGTGGTCTGCCTTTCCCCGGGCGAGCTTCCACTTTCTCGTCGCCGATAAGACTGGGGCCGCTAAGGTTCTTGAATATGACAATGACAACGTGCTGCATGTCTTTGACGCCAACTATGTCACGAATTTCTATCTAAACGAGGACGTGCAGGCGCTGATCACGACCCCATCCCATCACGACCACGGGCTCGACAGATATAACAAGATCGAAGCCCGCCTGAAAGCTGCCTCCAACGTGCTTTCAGAGAATGAAGCGATGGCGCTGCTGAAGGATGTGAGCCAAAAACCGGGCGAGACAGGGACGAGCAACACCCGTTGGTCCGTGGTCTACAATCTTTCCAGCCTGACGGCGAAAGTGGCGGCGGCTCAGGATTATGACAACATCTTCTCCTTTCGGTTGAAGGGAGATGGCGGCGGCTCGTCCGGCTGCAACCACGGTTTCTTCGCCCTGTTTCTGCTCCCAGCGCTCTTTATTCCGGCGTTGTGGCGCAGGAAACACTAG
- a CDS encoding efflux RND transporter permease subunit → MKITEISLRRPVTVLILTIATVIFGTYSYLNMGVERMPNVEFPIVVVRTTMDGASPAIIDNDVTDVLEARINTIEGIKNMSSSSYEGRSVIVVEFELDRNIDFAAADVRGKVSMATGQLPDDCDDPQVDKYDPSDRPIMNIAVKNDGRTDMKTLSRYVDKIVTERLQTVKGVGGIQLAGFRDREMRVWLRPEALESYRLTTKDIKNAIYNKHVELPAGRVETGTKEYGIRIEGEYSSAAELEYLPVAVRNGAVIRLRDVARVEDGFEDQRSGSLYEGKPTIMVMVRKQKGANEVLLSRLVKERIGELNQTAPAGTSLVVVSDNAKFILSSMNGVFWDIIISICLTSVIMFIFLRTLRATFIAVITIPVCLLGSMSVLYWMGITINNMSMMGLSLAVGMVVDATTVVMENITRHKESGKSAFRAAEDGTNEVAFAVLAGAATTLAVFVPVAFMGGMMGRFFNSFGVTVAMTISISLIISITLTPFLCSRLMGRNQKTTALQRNMERPFLWLEDRYRTALAFSVGHRRTILFSALALFALGITFATSLGTEFFPSEDQGRLRVQVELPADTGLEVTDSVTKEMVDMIQQDKAVAYTYGIVGSGAGEEVYKSTINIELIDRKLRPNAATVMRRLREKLVRFRDADIKMGTWGGSDITLVIQGPTSESLADIGDLIKKDLAENARGLVDITTDLQMNKPRINLTLNRALADDLNVSIRDLSDEMLTWFAGDQSGSFNEGGYRYDITIRSEKEGRDDPEKVLKTLITTKSGETIPAEGLVKSSIGMAPNVIKRYNRQRSLQIGANVEGISPGEGILIMEEVFRKYAPQDGTYSMVPTGDSENMKESFGYMSVALIFAIILVYMVMAIQFESFIHPLTVMFSLPLMTAGSFGLLALTGLRLSVMSFMGIILLVGVVVNNAILLVDFINQLRASGDDKITAVLKAGPLRLRAILMTTVSTMIGSLPVALALSEGGEVRQPMSVAVIGGLFTSTLLTLLVIPVVYLILDDLMDKVHVKIRRYNAYRRLKQQGGRA, encoded by the coding sequence ATGAAAATCACCGAAATTTCCCTGCGCCGCCCGGTAACAGTCCTTATACTCACGATCGCCACGGTGATATTCGGCACCTATTCCTACCTTAACATGGGAGTGGAACGGATGCCGAACGTCGAATTCCCCATCGTCGTCGTGCGTACGACGATGGACGGCGCCAGCCCCGCGATCATCGACAACGACGTCACGGACGTACTCGAAGCGCGCATCAACACTATCGAAGGCATCAAGAATATGAGCTCAAGCAGCTATGAGGGGCGTTCGGTGATCGTCGTCGAGTTTGAACTCGACCGCAACATCGACTTCGCGGCGGCCGACGTGCGCGGCAAGGTCAGCATGGCGACGGGGCAGCTCCCCGACGACTGCGACGACCCGCAGGTCGACAAGTACGACCCCTCCGACCGCCCGATAATGAACATCGCCGTCAAAAACGACGGACGCACCGACATGAAGACGCTCTCCCGCTATGTGGACAAGATAGTGACCGAGCGTCTTCAAACCGTAAAGGGGGTCGGCGGCATCCAGCTCGCGGGCTTCCGCGACAGGGAGATGCGCGTCTGGCTGCGCCCCGAGGCGCTGGAGAGCTACCGCCTCACGACGAAAGATATAAAAAACGCGATCTACAACAAGCATGTTGAGCTCCCAGCGGGACGCGTAGAGACTGGCACCAAAGAGTACGGTATCCGCATCGAGGGCGAATACTCCTCCGCCGCGGAGCTAGAATACCTGCCGGTGGCGGTGCGGAACGGCGCCGTCATCCGCCTGCGCGACGTGGCGCGCGTCGAGGACGGCTTCGAGGACCAGCGCAGCGGCTCCCTCTACGAGGGCAAGCCGACCATCATGGTAATGGTCCGCAAGCAGAAGGGGGCCAACGAAGTCCTCCTATCCCGTCTCGTCAAGGAACGCATCGGAGAGCTCAACCAGACGGCCCCCGCCGGTACGAGCCTCGTCGTCGTATCCGACAACGCAAAGTTCATCCTCAGCTCGATGAACGGCGTATTCTGGGACATCATCATTTCGATATGCCTCACCTCGGTCATCATGTTCATCTTCCTGCGAACGCTGCGGGCCACCTTTATTGCCGTCATTACGATACCGGTCTGCCTTCTCGGCAGTATGTCCGTCCTCTACTGGATGGGGATCACGATCAACAATATGTCGATGATGGGGCTCTCGCTCGCCGTCGGGATGGTCGTCGACGCGACGACCGTCGTCATGGAGAATATCACGCGCCATAAGGAATCGGGCAAGAGCGCCTTCCGCGCCGCCGAGGACGGCACCAACGAAGTCGCCTTCGCGGTGCTCGCGGGAGCGGCGACGACGCTCGCCGTCTTCGTCCCCGTCGCCTTCATGGGCGGCATGATGGGGCGCTTCTTCAACTCCTTCGGCGTCACCGTCGCGATGACGATCTCTATCTCGCTCATAATCTCCATCACGCTGACCCCCTTCCTCTGCTCGCGCCTCATGGGACGTAATCAGAAGACGACCGCCCTGCAGCGAAATATGGAGCGTCCATTCCTCTGGCTTGAGGACAGATACCGCACGGCGCTCGCCTTCTCCGTCGGCCACCGCCGCACGATCCTCTTCTCGGCGCTCGCGCTATTCGCGCTGGGCATCACCTTCGCAACCTCCCTCGGCACCGAGTTCTTCCCCAGCGAAGACCAGGGACGCCTGCGCGTACAGGTGGAGCTTCCGGCGGACACCGGCCTTGAGGTCACGGACAGCGTGACCAAAGAGATGGTCGATATGATCCAGCAGGATAAGGCCGTCGCCTACACCTACGGAATCGTCGGCAGCGGCGCTGGCGAAGAGGTCTATAAATCGACGATCAACATTGAACTTATCGACCGCAAACTTCGCCCCAACGCGGCGACGGTCATGAGGCGTCTGCGTGAAAAACTCGTCCGTTTCCGCGACGCCGACATAAAGATGGGCACCTGGGGCGGCTCGGACATCACTCTCGTCATCCAGGGACCGACCAGCGAATCGCTCGCCGACATCGGCGACCTGATCAAAAAGGACCTCGCGGAGAACGCCCGCGGCCTCGTCGACATCACGACGGACCTTCAGATGAACAAGCCGCGCATCAATCTCACGCTGAACCGGGCGCTCGCGGACGACCTCAACGTCAGCATCCGCGACCTTTCCGACGAAATGCTCACCTGGTTCGCGGGAGACCAGAGCGGCTCCTTCAACGAGGGCGGTTACCGCTACGACATCACCATCAGGTCGGAGAAGGAGGGGCGCGACGACCCGGAAAAGGTCCTCAAGACCCTCATCACCACCAAGAGCGGCGAGACGATACCGGCGGAGGGGCTAGTCAAGAGTTCGATCGGCATGGCTCCGAACGTCATTAAAAGATACAACCGCCAGCGTTCGCTGCAAATCGGCGCCAACGTCGAGGGCATCTCCCCCGGCGAGGGCATCCTTATCATGGAAGAGGTATTCAGAAAATACGCGCCGCAGGACGGCACCTACAGCATGGTGCCGACGGGCGACTCCGAGAATATGAAGGAGAGCTTCGGATACATGTCTGTGGCGCTCATCTTCGCCATCATCCTCGTCTACATGGTTATGGCGATCCAGTTTGAATCCTTCATCCACCCCCTCACCGTCATGTTCTCGCTGCCGCTGATGACGGCGGGCTCCTTCGGGCTGCTGGCGCTGACGGGGCTGCGGCTCTCCGTCATGAGCTTCATGGGGATAATCCTGCTCGTCGGCGTCGTCGTCAATAACGCGATTCTGCTCGTTGACTTCATAAACCAGCTGCGCGCATCGGGTGACGACAAAATAACGGCGGTGCTCAAAGCCGGGCCGCTGCGTCTGCGCGCGATCCTGATGACCACCGTATCAACAATGATCGGTTCGCTGCCGGTGGCGCTGGCCCTCTCCGAGGGCGGCGAGGTACGCCAGCCGATGTCGGTCGCCGTCATCGGCGGACTCTTTACCTCGACGCTGCTGACGCTGCTCGTCATCCCCGTCGTCTACCTGATACTTGACGACCTCATGGATAAAGTACACGTAAAGATACGCCGTTACAACGCGTACAGAAGATTAAAGCAGCAGGGAGGACGCGCCTGA
- a CDS encoding TolC family protein — MNKKLAGFLAAALCAVTSAASAAPPPIDIGEAVQLTLKDNAALRSLRQELVKAQAFKLQADGTLLPSVSAGGTIDTQREPQTTDGSDRSGSRSANATLEQVIYSGGKNSAQRAQSPQVKTIAEMAVADGENSAVGELYARFYDVLLKKKQIEAELDAVATSELHLRQVTQMAELGLANKLEVIRAGQQLATNTANLATARGLHETSVISLMNYMAIEPQQRREVVGELYEPAISGDRMESLALAEKFRADRLQLQEQLRYQENQIKIERSGMLPKVTAGLSSGWSNPYRQQDRSSDSWRAEVSLAVPIFDRNVTRSAVISARAVREQDQIALEQKTLDIKSEVETAWSDIETSLRSLRASEKALELAKETLRLAEVGYREGVTPQLDLLDAQSSLTLAQLEYNRAQYSHLIAVVALKVTEGTVIQWNGK, encoded by the coding sequence ATGAATAAGAAACTCGCCGGATTTCTCGCCGCCGCGCTCTGCGCGGTGACCTCCGCCGCATCGGCGGCCCCGCCCCCTATCGATATCGGCGAAGCGGTACAGCTGACGTTAAAAGACAACGCCGCGCTGCGCTCGCTGCGGCAGGAGCTCGTCAAAGCCCAGGCCTTCAAGCTGCAGGCGGACGGCACGCTGCTGCCCTCCGTCTCCGCGGGAGGCACGATCGACACCCAGCGCGAGCCGCAGACTACAGACGGCTCCGACCGCAGCGGCAGCCGTTCCGCTAATGCAACGCTTGAACAGGTCATCTACTCGGGAGGCAAAAACAGCGCGCAGCGCGCGCAGTCGCCGCAGGTAAAGACTATCGCCGAGATGGCCGTCGCAGACGGAGAGAACAGCGCCGTGGGCGAACTTTACGCGCGATTCTACGACGTGCTGCTCAAGAAAAAACAGATCGAGGCGGAGCTTGACGCCGTAGCGACCTCAGAGCTCCACCTGCGGCAGGTCACGCAGATGGCGGAGCTCGGCCTGGCCAACAAACTCGAGGTGATACGCGCGGGACAGCAGCTGGCCACCAACACCGCGAACCTAGCGACGGCGCGCGGACTGCATGAAACCTCGGTGATATCGCTGATGAACTACATGGCGATCGAGCCGCAGCAGCGCCGCGAGGTTGTGGGCGAGCTCTACGAACCGGCGATATCCGGCGACCGAATGGAGTCGCTCGCGCTTGCGGAAAAATTCCGCGCCGACAGGCTGCAGCTGCAGGAACAGCTCCGCTACCAGGAAAACCAGATCAAGATCGAACGCAGCGGCATGCTGCCCAAGGTAACGGCGGGACTCTCAAGCGGCTGGTCCAACCCCTACCGGCAGCAGGACCGCAGCAGCGACAGCTGGCGCGCGGAAGTCAGCCTTGCGGTCCCCATCTTCGACCGCAATGTGACACGCAGCGCCGTGATCTCGGCACGCGCAGTACGCGAACAGGATCAGATCGCCCTCGAACAGAAAACTCTCGACATAAAATCCGAGGTTGAGACCGCCTGGTCCGACATAGAAACAAGCCTGCGCAGCCTGCGGGCCTCCGAAAAGGCGCTGGAGCTCGCGAAAGAGACCCTGCGCCTCGCCGAAGTCGGCTACCGCGAGGGCGTCACGCCGCAGCTCGACCTGCTTGACGCGCAGTCCTCGCTGACGCTGGCGCAGCTTGAATACAATAGGGCGCAGTACAGCCACCTGATAGCGGTCGTCGCGCTCAAAGTTACCGAGGGTACCGTTATACAATGGAATGGGAAGTAG
- a CDS encoding efflux RND transporter periplasmic adaptor subunit: MSKAKLPQRSTMIVLAAVVAIVVGIGIYSRRDTIFASKKAAAGPTSVIVKTETVRPDKTIADKIIQNMSVDAEKRVELLPRVTGRLLALSVKQGDYVRKGEQVATLEHDQQNALILSTAAQAASARADTEKAKAQMLNAKTNLERYRRLEKEGFSTKQQLETMETEYTSAAASYRAAQAKERQYEAEAARVQSAKDDYIIRAPLDGIVLNDYSLTPGAMISPSSPILDIADLRRLKATLKVPESKIFIVTKGMPVLLKFDALPGETFEGSVTRIDQYVDPATRTSNVEIALDNEKQAGGRLRPGMFGQASIVEKEFRNSITIPEGALRSSEKGYYVLLVKDGRAEMREVETGVRENSRVQITKGLVSGDEVITFGGNNLNSGEEVTAQN; the protein is encoded by the coding sequence ATGAGCAAAGCAAAACTTCCGCAGAGGAGCACAATGATCGTACTGGCGGCCGTCGTCGCCATCGTGGTCGGGATCGGGATCTACAGCAGGCGCGATACTATCTTCGCCTCAAAAAAGGCCGCTGCGGGACCGACGAGCGTCATTGTAAAGACGGAGACCGTGCGCCCCGACAAGACCATCGCCGACAAAATCATCCAGAACATGTCCGTCGACGCGGAAAAACGCGTCGAGCTACTGCCGCGCGTCACCGGACGCCTGCTCGCCCTCTCCGTAAAGCAGGGAGACTACGTGCGTAAGGGAGAGCAGGTCGCAACGCTGGAACACGACCAGCAGAACGCGCTGATACTCTCCACCGCGGCGCAGGCCGCCTCCGCGCGCGCCGACACAGAAAAGGCGAAGGCACAGATGCTCAACGCCAAGACAAATTTAGAGCGCTACCGCCGTCTGGAAAAAGAGGGCTTCAGCACCAAGCAGCAGCTTGAGACAATGGAGACGGAATACACAAGCGCCGCCGCCTCCTACCGCGCCGCGCAGGCCAAGGAACGCCAGTACGAGGCCGAGGCGGCCCGCGTCCAGTCGGCCAAAGACGACTATATCATCCGCGCGCCGCTGGACGGTATCGTACTCAACGACTACAGCCTTACGCCGGGGGCGATGATCTCTCCCAGCTCCCCCATTCTCGACATCGCCGACCTGCGCCGGCTGAAGGCGACTCTCAAAGTCCCCGAGTCGAAGATCTTCATCGTCACAAAGGGCATGCCTGTGCTGCTCAAGTTTGACGCCCTGCCCGGCGAGACCTTTGAGGGCAGCGTCACGCGCATCGACCAGTACGTAGACCCCGCGACACGCACCAGCAACGTCGAGATAGCGCTCGACAACGAGAAACAGGCCGGCGGCAGACTGCGTCCCGGCATGTTCGGACAGGCCTCGATCGTGGAGAAAGAATTCCGCAACTCCATCACGATACCCGAGGGCGCCCTTCGCAGCAGCGAAAAGGGTTATTACGTCCTGCTGGTCAAAGACGGCAGGGCGGAGATGCGCGAGGTCGAGACGGGCGTCAGGGAAAACTCCCGCGTGCAGATCACCAAAGGGCTGGTCTCCGGCGACGAGGTCATCACCTTCGGCGGCAACAACCTCAACAGCGGCGAAGAGGTTACTGCGCAGAACTGA